In Borrelia duttonii Ly, the sequence TTCCAGTACCAGATTCTGATAATAATAAACAAACTAATGTAAGTAAAATGAGCAAAATAGGACGTAAATTACCTGGTATCAAAAAGAATGAATATTTCAAGTTTAATAGTAAAGTAGATTTTTCTATTCAACGTGGGACATTAACAAAATTTGGTGCTAGTGAAGTTGGGAGTATATTTCTTGGTGCTGAAGCTGCTGCTGAATTAATTGTAAGTAGAGTGCTTAAATCTTTTGGGAAAGAAGTTCCATATAAAGATAATTTGCATATTAAAAAAGGTAAAGCATTAGAAAATTTAGGATTTGATGAGTTTCTACGTATTTATTCTGATAATATACAAGTTTTACATAAAAACAAATATGCTAATGGAATAGACAAATATAATTACTTCAAACGAGTAGGTAGATTAGATAATATTGTTGGTGCAACAATAGATGGTTGGTTTGTAAACAATCAAGGTGAAGCAGAACTATTAGAGATTAAATGTAGTGATAGTAATTATTTAACATCAGCTATTACAGAATATAATCAAACAGGTAATTTTTTAGATAGTAAATATTTCTTTAAATATTATGTTCAAGCACAAGTGCAACTTGCATGTACTGGCTTATCAAAATGCAATTTGTTTTTTTTAATTGGTGATGAGCCTGTTAATTGTGTTATAGAGAGGAATAATGGCTTTATAGGGAAAGTGATGGTTTACATTATGACATTGGATATGGAAGTTGAACGTATTTGTAATATCATAAATAGTGACAAATCTATTGAACTTGCAAATATTGACATAGAAGATTTAACTAATCATATAAAATTATTACTACAAGATAGTGAATTTTGTTCAGAATTAGCAGAATTAAATTATAAAGATGAGTTTATAAGTTTTATCAATATTGTTAAATTAAATATTGGTGCTGAAGAGCAAGAACTTTTAGAGAAGCATTTAGTTGATATTCAATCTAAGCAAACAGAAATAGAGAAAAAAGAGAAAGAGAATGCTAAAGAATTATATGCACTTACTAAATCAGATAAGGATGTTCTTAAAGATATATTTGGTAAGTTATCTATGGAGTTTTCGTTAACAGATAATATTGTTTATAGATTAGGAAAGAATGTATTTGCGTTAAATTCAGGTAAACGGGCTATTAAGGATAGATTTAAGTTAATTACGGATC encodes:
- a CDS encoding DUF244 domain-containing protein, with the translated sequence MNINDMLTTAKTINNGAKKVNQQDLYTQQVIKGLESFIPVPDSDNNKQTNVSKMSKIGRKLPGIKKNEYFKFNSKVDFSIQRGTLTKFGASEVGSIFLGAEAAAELIVSRVLKSFGKEVPYKDNLHIKKGKALENLGFDEFLRIYSDNIQVLHKNKYANGIDKYNYFKRVGRLDNIVGATIDGWFVNNQGEAELLEIKCSDSNYLTSAITEYNQTGNFLDSKYFFKYYVQAQVQLACTGLSKCNLFFLIGDEPVNCVIERNNGFIGKVMVYIMTLDMEVERICNIINSDKSIELANIDIEDLTNHIKLLLQDSEFCSELAELNYKDEFISFINIVKLNIGAEEQELLEKHLVDIQSKQTEIEKKEKENAKELYALTKSDKDVLKDIFGKLSMEFSLTDNIVYRLGKNVFALNSGKRAIKDRFKLITDHYDYYYINDISSRRKFSISNPVSSTSYAI